A stretch of Imperialibacter roseus DNA encodes these proteins:
- a CDS encoding InlB B-repeat-containing protein, with translation MRTSFKLIFLLAPFFVSELCAQSDLSPSNCPASPYAVEITQPDHSKLRVVGKGNMANHHTETEDGYTVVKNARGIYEYAALKDGKLAPSGTKASNPSAREASSKSFLNSQPKHLRDAISRSASSNSPMNVNQSNSPGIEYAFPTAGTRKVLVILIKYPDLANTYTGTDFDDMMNEVNYNSTGSFRDYFLKVSDNELDVEADVFGWYEAENNYEYYGDDNGDNVARELVGEAIDAAEAAGVDFSIYDNDGDDFVDGVIIVHAGPGAEEGSQTKYIWSHRWTLPGSYGRTYDEVTLYDYMINPEIRQTDNMVGIGVFCHEFGHGLGLPDLYDIDESNGDSEGIGNWGLMAGAGWLNNERTPGFMSAWSRAKLEWVSPTVIGSGDYSLDPSVSSTTVYKIATNDPKEYFLLENRQKTGQDAYLPGEGLAIWHIDDNKITNGDETHKLVDLEEADGLNGLDNETNRGDAGDLYPGTSSNTLFDDTSNPNAKLYSGSVSNIQVSAIIENDLLVSFTLLQGDIPNPCEDAISIAGTGSENSETFTGGGEGDWDLALCDSSAPGTEQIYSFTAPSTGLYSLEVTSATGAVDYAWNTACGPAGWVCIGDIDAIGTYGSMPLTVGETYYLLLDDEDDDTGSTHEFYINEPTTPCENITAITGTGSENSYTYASEGTGLWNTEFCDYSTPGTEQVYSFTPSETGFYSLVVTSATDWADYGWSTSCDEVGWNCIGDINGGGTYGFMEWTESVTYYVLIDAEDITSVTHEFYIEGPVGGGTVCENVIAISATGEGNTQTYSGAGTGQWSTSFCGFSTPGIEQVYSFTPSASGSYSVVITSANGWVDYAWGTSCNIDGWDCIGDIEEGGTYGERSLTEGVTYYLLLDSESNVLGTHEFYISDPVVGPCDEVIEITGTGAENPIAFEGGGTGAWSTNFCGYSTPGKEQIYRFVAPYTGDYSITVSSATDYVDYAWGTSCGSSAGNWSCIDDIVYPGTYGSLAWTAGTTYFLLLDDETISGSNHEFYINLPERPEIEVTPTSLTQTLTEGRSGSKELTIQNTGDGELTYSISLEEDWTGVDPASGTIEPGESALITVTFDATALTPNVYQSDITIASNDDDEAETVVTTTLTVEELVEYTISLAANPEEGGEVTGAGVYEEDESVEVSATAATGYAFLSWTEGETEVSDNAVYSFTATGDRSLVANFEEVISIATTASPSVGGTVTGHGDFSPGTAVSLTAISSEGYNFVNWTEGGTEVSTETEFSFTATEDRTLVANFQIQSFIISAVGLPSAGGNVMGTGAYNYGEVVTLLAVPEDHFNFIGWEEDGFSVGSGGEYSFTASKDRNLIAKFEKQYFFIVAGAGEAGTGTVAGAGQYDFGETATLTATPAVGYEFVNWTEVIHFPDEEKEISTDPILSIVVSEGKILRANFQLKTFTIAVQANPIEGGEVLGGSFKYHQLIGVTATPSTGYNFLNWTENGEEVDKNLFYQFEVTNDRNLVANFELKSFEITASASPAEGGAVEGTGIVNFGTTVTLTASPATSYEFINWTDNGSEIGTNPSLSFTAEQSRSLIANFEFNPSTSVKWEAEVATVYPNPVKDYLTVEMDDFVQAVVFELTGKEIHRSTSKSLDLRDLRPGMYLIKLEDSDHKQMSFRVIKE, from the coding sequence ATGAGAACCAGCTTTAAACTGATTTTTTTACTCGCACCATTTTTTGTTTCAGAGCTCTGTGCGCAGTCAGATTTAAGTCCTTCCAATTGTCCTGCTTCTCCCTACGCTGTGGAAATCACGCAACCAGACCACTCCAAGCTGCGAGTAGTTGGCAAAGGCAATATGGCCAACCACCACACGGAAACGGAGGATGGCTATACGGTAGTAAAAAACGCAAGGGGTATTTATGAATATGCAGCGCTAAAAGATGGGAAACTGGCCCCTTCTGGTACAAAAGCTTCAAACCCTTCAGCCCGGGAAGCTTCTTCCAAATCGTTTCTAAACAGCCAACCCAAACACTTACGAGACGCAATAAGCAGATCTGCTTCAAGCAACTCTCCCATGAATGTCAATCAAAGTAACTCGCCAGGCATCGAGTACGCCTTCCCTACCGCAGGAACCAGAAAAGTGCTGGTAATTCTCATTAAATACCCCGACCTGGCCAACACCTACACCGGTACCGACTTTGATGACATGATGAACGAAGTCAACTATAATAGCACGGGAAGCTTCAGAGACTATTTTCTGAAAGTTTCTGACAACGAGTTGGATGTCGAGGCCGACGTCTTTGGGTGGTACGAAGCTGAGAATAACTATGAGTACTATGGAGATGATAATGGTGACAATGTCGCCAGAGAGCTTGTTGGAGAAGCCATTGACGCAGCGGAGGCTGCTGGTGTAGACTTTTCGATTTACGACAATGATGGTGATGACTTTGTTGACGGAGTTATCATCGTTCACGCTGGCCCTGGTGCCGAGGAAGGTAGCCAAACAAAATACATCTGGAGCCATAGATGGACACTCCCTGGAAGCTACGGGCGAACTTACGATGAGGTAACGCTATATGACTACATGATCAACCCCGAAATCCGTCAGACAGACAACATGGTAGGCATCGGCGTTTTTTGCCACGAATTCGGACATGGGCTGGGGCTCCCGGATTTGTATGATATCGACGAGTCAAATGGCGACTCGGAGGGCATCGGTAACTGGGGGCTGATGGCAGGAGCCGGCTGGCTAAATAACGAACGAACACCTGGTTTTATGAGTGCATGGTCCAGGGCAAAATTAGAGTGGGTCAGTCCTACTGTAATAGGCAGCGGCGACTATTCACTGGATCCTTCGGTTAGCAGTACTACAGTGTATAAGATAGCCACCAACGACCCGAAAGAATACTTCTTGCTTGAAAACCGCCAAAAGACCGGTCAGGACGCTTACCTACCCGGAGAAGGGCTTGCGATTTGGCACATCGACGACAATAAAATCACCAACGGTGACGAAACCCACAAACTTGTAGACCTTGAAGAGGCAGATGGGTTAAACGGTCTCGATAATGAAACCAACCGTGGCGATGCTGGCGACCTCTACCCTGGCACGAGCAGCAATACGTTGTTTGACGATACATCTAACCCAAATGCCAAGCTGTATTCTGGCAGCGTCAGCAATATCCAGGTGTCTGCAATTATTGAAAACGATTTGCTGGTTTCATTCACACTCCTACAGGGAGATATCCCTAATCCCTGCGAAGATGCCATATCAATAGCTGGTACCGGAAGCGAAAATTCAGAAACTTTTACCGGTGGTGGTGAGGGAGACTGGGACCTCGCTCTGTGCGACAGTTCTGCACCTGGGACTGAGCAAATCTATAGTTTCACTGCTCCTTCCACTGGTCTCTATAGCCTAGAAGTAACCTCAGCAACCGGAGCCGTAGATTATGCCTGGAACACAGCTTGTGGGCCGGCAGGTTGGGTTTGTATCGGCGATATTGATGCTATTGGCACCTATGGGTCAATGCCGTTGACTGTCGGAGAAACATACTATCTGCTGCTGGATGACGAAGATGATGACACTGGAAGCACCCATGAATTTTACATAAATGAACCAACCACCCCGTGTGAAAATATCACAGCGATTACAGGAACAGGGTCGGAAAACAGCTACACATATGCCAGTGAGGGTACGGGTTTGTGGAACACTGAGTTTTGTGACTACTCCACACCAGGAACAGAGCAGGTTTACAGTTTCACTCCTTCCGAAACAGGTTTCTACAGCCTCGTAGTGACTTCTGCCACAGACTGGGCTGACTATGGATGGAGCACCAGCTGTGATGAAGTGGGGTGGAATTGTATTGGGGACATCAACGGGGGTGGAACTTATGGCTTTATGGAATGGACTGAAAGCGTGACATACTATGTTTTAATTGATGCTGAAGACATCACGTCAGTTACACATGAATTTTATATCGAGGGTCCTGTTGGTGGCGGTACCGTGTGCGAAAACGTGATTGCAATATCTGCGACAGGGGAAGGAAATACTCAAACCTATTCTGGAGCTGGAACAGGGCAATGGAGCACCAGCTTTTGCGGGTTCTCCACACCTGGTATTGAACAGGTTTATAGCTTTACGCCAAGTGCCTCTGGTTCCTACAGCGTCGTGATCACGTCAGCCAATGGCTGGGTTGATTATGCCTGGGGTACGAGCTGTAACATCGATGGTTGGGACTGTATAGGTGATATTGAAGAGGGCGGTACATATGGAGAAAGATCTTTGACTGAAGGGGTAACTTATTACCTGTTGCTTGATAGTGAAAGTAACGTTTTAGGTACCCACGAATTTTACATAAGTGATCCTGTTGTAGGCCCGTGTGATGAGGTGATTGAAATTACTGGCACAGGGGCCGAAAACCCTATCGCTTTTGAGGGAGGGGGTACCGGGGCATGGAGCACCAACTTTTGTGGATATTCAACCCCTGGAAAAGAGCAAATATATCGCTTTGTAGCTCCCTATACCGGAGACTACTCAATCACTGTGTCATCAGCAACTGACTACGTCGACTACGCCTGGGGCACCAGCTGTGGGTCGAGCGCCGGTAATTGGAGTTGCATCGATGACATTGTCTACCCTGGCACCTACGGATCCTTGGCATGGACTGCCGGCACGACGTATTTTCTGCTACTTGACGACGAAACGATAAGTGGAAGCAACCACGAGTTTTATATCAACCTCCCTGAAAGGCCCGAAATTGAAGTCACCCCTACCTCCCTCACACAAACGCTAACAGAAGGCAGATCGGGATCTAAAGAACTCACTATCCAGAATACAGGCGATGGCGAGCTTACTTATTCTATCAGCCTGGAAGAGGATTGGACGGGTGTAGACCCTGCTTCCGGAACCATTGAACCTGGTGAATCAGCTTTGATCACCGTCACCTTCGATGCAACAGCACTGACGCCCAACGTATACCAGTCAGATATCACCATAGCCAGCAATGACGATGATGAGGCAGAAACCGTAGTGACGACAACATTGACAGTCGAGGAGCTCGTGGAGTATACCATTTCGCTGGCAGCTAATCCTGAAGAAGGTGGGGAAGTAACAGGGGCCGGTGTATATGAAGAAGATGAGAGCGTAGAAGTGAGTGCGACAGCAGCAACAGGCTATGCTTTCCTCAGTTGGACTGAAGGGGAAACAGAAGTCTCAGACAACGCTGTTTATAGCTTTACTGCCACCGGAGACAGGTCGCTTGTCGCCAACTTTGAAGAAGTAATTAGTATTGCCACAACGGCAAGTCCATCAGTTGGAGGCACGGTAACAGGCCACGGGGATTTTAGCCCAGGCACAGCGGTTAGCCTTACAGCAATATCCTCAGAGGGTTACAACTTCGTTAACTGGACGGAAGGCGGAACAGAAGTATCGACAGAAACGGAATTTAGTTTTACTGCCACTGAAGACCGGACATTGGTGGCGAATTTCCAGATACAATCTTTTATCATTTCTGCTGTCGGCCTACCATCAGCAGGAGGAAATGTAATGGGCACAGGCGCTTATAACTACGGCGAAGTAGTAACTCTTTTAGCAGTGCCGGAAGATCATTTCAATTTTATAGGCTGGGAGGAAGACGGATTTTCCGTTGGCTCTGGTGGGGAGTATAGCTTCACTGCTAGCAAAGACAGGAACCTTATAGCCAAGTTCGAAAAACAGTATTTCTTTATAGTTGCGGGTGCCGGTGAAGCTGGCACAGGAACTGTTGCGGGAGCCGGGCAATATGACTTCGGAGAAACTGCCACATTGACTGCGACACCTGCTGTGGGGTATGAGTTTGTCAATTGGACCGAGGTTATCCACTTTCCTGACGAAGAGAAAGAGATTTCGACTGATCCTATTTTGAGCATTGTGGTATCAGAAGGGAAAATTCTTCGTGCCAATTTCCAACTTAAGACCTTTACCATAGCCGTGCAAGCAAACCCAATTGAGGGAGGCGAAGTTCTCGGTGGCTCCTTTAAATACCACCAACTAATAGGTGTCACAGCGACACCATCGACAGGATACAACTTCCTAAACTGGACTGAAAATGGCGAAGAGGTGGATAAGAACCTATTCTACCAATTTGAGGTTACAAACGACAGAAACCTCGTCGCCAATTTTGAACTCAAATCTTTCGAAATCACAGCATCAGCAAGCCCTGCCGAAGGAGGTGCCGTAGAAGGTACAGGCATCGTAAACTTCGGAACGACAGTTACCTTGACCGCAAGTCCTGCCACCAG